A stretch of DNA from Catenulispora acidiphila DSM 44928:
GCACCGCACCGGTAATATCACGAACGTTCATATCAATTGTCACTACAGCGTGTTCACCATTGCTTTGCTGCGACACAATCGCAGGAGCAGCAGGTCACAGGGGGAATCGATGGACAGGCCGCGCCGGGCGGAAAAGCTGTGGTGATCGCCGGACCCGCCGGGGAGGACGCGGCGCCGCTCGAGACGTTCAAAGACAGCCTGGTCTCCGCGGCGAACGCCATCGCCGAGGAACTGGCGCGCGCTGGGCGCCAGGGTCGGCTGGCCGAGGTCGAGAAAGGCATCCTCGAGCGGTACGTCAAGCGGTCCAAGCTGGCACGGCAGCGGTTCATCAAGGCCGGTGGATCGGCGTCGGTGATGCTGGCCCTGGAGGAGTTCCACCAGGCGGACGTCGAGTTCGAACAAGTGCTGGCTCCCGAGGTCGCCGCGTTGCTGGCGGCATATGTGGAGGCCAACGGTCAGAAGTGGCTCAGCGAGAGCGACGCGACCATCATCGGCGGCTCTCTGGAGACGACCGGTGCCGCCCTGCTGGCCGCCGGGCTGCCGCTGTTCGCCGAGAACGCGTTCCGGCAGGCCGGGACGCTCTACCGGAGGTTCAACGACTCCTCGGGTGAAGACCGCTGCAAGTACCTGGCGGCAGCGGCACACCGGGTCTCGCTCCCCCGCTGGAGCGGCAAGCGGCTGTTGGCGGACCTGCAGGCGGTGCTGTTCGGGTACGGATACCGGCCGCTGCGGCTGCTGGTGTGGATCCTGGTCCTGGTCGCCGGCTTCACGGTCTGGCTGCTCGCCCTGCCCCGCACCGGGGGCGCGAACGAGTCCGAGGCCTTCTATGTCGCCGTGCAGAATTTCGTGAACCCGATGGGCCTGGGCGACGTCAGGCTGCTGTCAGGCCCGTGGAAACCGGTCCTGGAAATCGAGACTTATACCGGCGATGTCTTCCGGAACCTGTTCTTCGTGCTGCTCATCCGCCGGCTCTTCCGGCTGTGACGCCGCGAGCACAGTGGGCAGCAGCAGAGTGAGGATCTTGCGCGGCATGCCGTCCCCGATGTCACCCTCCTTGATCTGGCCGGTGTCCTGGAATCCGGCCTGGATGTACAAGGCGTAGGCCGCCAGATTGCCCGGCTCGACGGTGAGCTTGATGGTGTCCATGTCACGGCTGCGCAGCTCCACGATGGACTCGTCGAGCAGCGCGCGCCCGATGTGCTCGCCGCGCCGCTCGGAGTGGACCCCGAGCGCCAGGATCCAGCCCACGCGCGGGTCGTCCATGGCCCGCGTGGTCAGCGCGTAGCCCCAGACCCCCTCGAGGTCCTCGGCGACCAGCCATGCCTCGCCCGAGGTGCCGTAGAGTTGAAGAAGCGCGGAATGGGAGAAACCCAGGTGGCCGAACAGCTGGCTTTCGAGTTCTGCGATACGGTACAGATCTCCCGGGCGCGCCGTTCTCACTGACAGAGGCTCCCCCACCCCGTCCCCTGACTATCGATCTAACCCTTACGCGAACTCCTTGTGCAGAGTCCCGTCGATCGCTTTTAGTGTCAACAGCGACACTTCATCCCTTACCCGCGTCAAAGTGGACTGCCACCCCCGACTCAGTTGCGCGTCACGCTCCAACGCCTTCCAGATCCACTGGGTCGGCTCTGACAGGTAGGCCGTCGGATTCCACATGTGGCCCAGGTAGCTCAGCGCCGGACCCAGCTCGTCGATGGGCCGGGGCGCGCGTCCGGACCGGTCGAAGGCGTTCTTCAGCGCCGCCAGCAGCCAGTGGTGCAGCGCCAGCGTCTCGCAGAACTCGACGATGCTCGGGAGCAGGGCGGTCGGCGCGGTCATGCGCACCCGGAACCCGCCGTCTTCGCCGGCGACGACCTCTGCCTGCATCTCGGCGTCGTCGCGAACCAGCACCGCCCAGCGCAGCCGGCCGGCCTCGGTGCGCATCCGGGCACGGCGGTCCACCTGCGGCACCGCGTCCAGCCGGGACATGATGTGCGCCCCTATCCCGGCGAGGTCCAGCAGACCGGCGCCGGACTCAGTGGTGAGGAACCCGGCTACAAGGTCGGCCGGGTCGGCCTTGTTCACCGCCTCGACAGTTCCGGTGCGCGCGGCGTAGTACGACCACGGCATGCGGCGCGTGGAAGCGTCCAGGACCACGTCCACGCGCGCGGAGCCCTGCAGCACATGACCGGCGGTGAGCAGGGCGCGGGCCCGGACCGTGCCGACGACGCGCGGCTGGGTGCGGCTGGTGGCCAGGGCGCAGTCCACCCCGTAGAACAGGTCGGGGGACACCACCTGGTCCTCCGGGTAGCGACGCGTGGCGGCGCCGACGCCGGGCAGCAGCTTGAGCGCCTGCCGGGCCGCGTCGAGCGGCAGCGGCCCGGAGGTGTTCAGCAGGTTGGTGACGACCACTCCCAGGACCACGGCCGGCGAGTGCCTGGCGGGGGGGTCCAGGGGCGCGCCGGAGCGCGCCATCAGTCGACGCCGTCGAGGAAGTGGTGGCTCACCCGGTCGGCCACGGCGCTCGGCAGCGGCACGCTCTTCTCCGCCGCCCGCACCTGGAGCGACTCGTCCACACCGGGATCGACCAGGAAGTGGTCGACGATGGTGCGCACGGCGTGCTCGATGCCGAGGAAGTCGCTCGGCATGATACTCAGCGCACGATAGGCGTAGAAGGGCTTGGCCGCCGGATTGACCTTCACGATGTCCGGGAACACGGTCCAGTCGTTGGACCACTCCGCCGGCTGGTCGGCGACCGCGAGGGCCGGCGCGCCGTCGTGGCGCAGCAGCCCCAGCCGAATCAACTGCCAGACCGCCGCCAGAAAGGGACAGGAGTACTGCCTCCTCGCCAGCACGACATCATCGTCGGCGCCGGGCTCGGCGAAGTCCCGCCACAGCTCGACGTCGAGGAAGATCGAGTGGTTCAGCTTGCTGAACTCGACCGCGGGCTCCCAGGCGTGGCCGCGCATGGCGGACAGGACCTTGCCCTCGCGCGCCGGCTTGCCGTTGGCCAGCCAGCCGGAGCGCACCGTCGGCGGACGGGAACCGGTGGTGATCTCCGGCTCCGGCTCCTGCAACAGGCGCCGCGCGACGAGCTCGGCGATCCGGGTCCCGTCGGCCCGGACCGCACAGGAGGACTCGCGGGCGAAATAGTCGATCCGCACCCCGGCGTCGGCCGACAGACGCAGCAGTTTCTCGATTATGTCCTTGGCATCCGGCCAGCGCTGGAAATAGTCGTCGATCAGGAAGCAGGTACTCACTCGCGGCTTCTCAGTCCCGCAGACCACTGAGGCCTCGGCGGCGGCCAGCCACGGCCGGACCCGCTCGAACTGCGCCCTGATCGGGTCCTCGCCGTTCTCCAGGTCCTCCATGTAGAAGTGGCCGACTTCCACCGACAGGTGCGACAGCGGCAGGTTCTGTACCGTGGTGCCCTGACTGAGCTCCTGGAAGACCGGTGTCAGGGGCGCGCTTTGCGCTGTCGCAGTCATCAGAAACCCTCCCAGGCGTGGTCGTCGACGACCCTGATGGCCAACTTGTCGAAAGCCTGGGTGGTCGCGGGCTTGGCCAGCCTGCGGTTGACGTCCAGGTCCATGATCACCTGCTCGCGCCACAGCAGCATCGGCTCCAGCGGCGTGGTCCCGGCCAGCAGGTCCTGCCCCAGTCCCCGGCCCTGTGCCAGGGCCTTGAGGTGGTCGTCGCTGCGGACCACCCAGCGGGTCTGCTCCGCGGTGGTCTTCTCCCCGAACGCCGAGGCGTCCGGGACGGCGGTGCGGACCGTGCGCACCAGCCGCATGAAGTCCGCCTGGGCGAAACCTGCCTCCACGGCGCACGGCAGGATGCCGTTCTGCTCGAACAGCAGACCGCCGGCGGCGATCACGTGCTGCGTGGTCCAGCGGTGGAACAGCAGCCAGCGGACGCGGTCGTTGCCCTCCCTGGTCTTCTTGCGCACCCGGGGGGAGATGGCGTTCAGCGACATGTCCAGCGCCGAGGACCGGCCCGCGCTCAGGTCCACGATGCAGACGTCGAACTCGCGCTCGACGGTCTGGAACAGGCTGATGGCCGCCTTGATGTGGTCGTCGCTCAGGTGGAACTCCGCGCCTCCGACGTCCCCGGGGAACAGGGTCAGCTTGCCGGAGCCGGAGGGCCGCTCCTGCAGCGCCGGGCGCTCGGTGACCTTCCGGACGTCGACCCGGGTCGGCACGGTGGTCTGGCCCAGGATGAAGGAGTGCAGGCCGCCGTCCTGGGTGCCGCGCTCCAGCTTCGGGATCTCGAAGATCGCCCCGGCGGTCGGCGACCCGAAGTCGAAGTCCAGGTAGGCCACGTCCCGACCCAGCAGCGACAGCCGGTAGGCCATGTTGCAACTGGTCACCGACCGTCCTGTGCCGCCCTTGTCGGAGGAGGAGAAGATCAGCATCTAGCGGCTCCGCCCGGCGTCCAGATCGGCTTCCTCGAGAGCGTCCAGCAGGCGAAGCGCGCGCTCGGACAGCGCGATCGCGGTACTGGTACGACGGTTGCGCAGTTCACGGGCCCGTTTGATGAGCTGCCCGATCTCCTCCAGGCGCTCGCGCAGCGTGGAGCGGTCGTCCACGTTGGAGCGCATCAGTTCCTGGTTGTAGACGTGGTCGGCCTCGTTGAGCAGGCGCAGCAGATGGTCGTACATCCGGGAGCTGCGCGGCGGTTCCTGCTCGAAAGCCGTCGCGGTGGCGACCAACGCCTCGACCACGCGCTCGGTGAGGTACCAGGAGGGCCGCTCGAAGGCGTACGTCTCCAGGCCCGGCAGGTGGCTGAGGTCGTCCCAGAGCTCGACGGACTCCCCGT
This window harbors:
- a CDS encoding SCO2523 family variant P-loop protein, whose translation is MLIFSSSDKGGTGRSVTSCNMAYRLSLLGRDVAYLDFDFGSPTAGAIFEIPKLERGTQDGGLHSFILGQTTVPTRVDVRKVTERPALQERPSGSGKLTLFPGDVGGAEFHLSDDHIKAAISLFQTVEREFDVCIVDLSAGRSSALDMSLNAISPRVRKKTREGNDRVRWLLFHRWTTQHVIAAGGLLFEQNGILPCAVEAGFAQADFMRLVRTVRTAVPDASAFGEKTTAEQTRWVVRSDDHLKALAQGRGLGQDLLAGTTPLEPMLLWREQVIMDLDVNRRLAKPATTQAFDKLAIRVVDDHAWEGF
- a CDS encoding SCO2522 family protein, which translates into the protein MTATAQSAPLTPVFQELSQGTTVQNLPLSHLSVEVGHFYMEDLENGEDPIRAQFERVRPWLAAAEASVVCGTEKPRVSTCFLIDDYFQRWPDAKDIIEKLLRLSADAGVRIDYFARESSCAVRADGTRIAELVARRLLQEPEPEITTGSRPPTVRSGWLANGKPAREGKVLSAMRGHAWEPAVEFSKLNHSIFLDVELWRDFAEPGADDDVVLARRQYSCPFLAAVWQLIRLGLLRHDGAPALAVADQPAEWSNDWTVFPDIVKVNPAAKPFYAYRALSIMPSDFLGIEHAVRTIVDHFLVDPGVDESLQVRAAEKSVPLPSAVADRVSHHFLDGVD
- a CDS encoding GNAT family N-acetyltransferase — its product is MRTARPGDLYRIAELESQLFGHLGFSHSALLQLYGTSGEAWLVAEDLEGVWGYALTTRAMDDPRVGWILALGVHSERRGEHIGRALLDESIVELRSRDMDTIKLTVEPGNLAAYALYIQAGFQDTGQIKEGDIGDGMPRKILTLLLPTVLAASQPEEPADEQHEEQVPEDIAGISLDFQDRFPRA
- a CDS encoding SCO2521 family protein; translation: MARSGAPLDPPARHSPAVVLGVVVTNLLNTSGPLPLDAARQALKLLPGVGAATRRYPEDQVVSPDLFYGVDCALATSRTQPRVVGTVRARALLTAGHVLQGSARVDVVLDASTRRMPWSYYAARTGTVEAVNKADPADLVAGFLTTESGAGLLDLAGIGAHIMSRLDAVPQVDRRARMRTEAGRLRWAVLVRDDAEMQAEVVAGEDGGFRVRMTAPTALLPSIVEFCETLALHHWLLAALKNAFDRSGRAPRPIDELGPALSYLGHMWNPTAYLSEPTQWIWKALERDAQLSRGWQSTLTRVRDEVSLLTLKAIDGTLHKEFA